The following are encoded together in the Malaya genurostris strain Urasoe2022 chromosome 3, Malgen_1.1, whole genome shotgun sequence genome:
- the LOC131435003 gene encoding 23 kDa integral membrane protein-like isoform X2 gives MGLNCGLSTIKYVLFVFNLLCSLCGIALVVVGGVSLAKISELQDITDEHNIVAPSIIFIVLGSIVFIISFFGCCGAIRESYCMTTTYGFFLMVLIIGQIVIAALVFIYVGDVRQALLKGFSRVFQQTDNAANKELVDTIQTNLQCCGDSSFLDWGVNIPQSCCSSGTAPFCIPHPVGCQKRLGEFIDSAGNVLGWVSLGVAAIELIGLIAACCLANGIRNRERRYA, from the exons CTATGCGGTATTGCTCTGGTCGTGGTTGGAGGCGTCTCGCTGGCCAAAATCTCAGAGCTTCAGGATATCACTGATGAGCACAACATTGTGGCCCCATCGATCATCTTCATTGTCCTCGGTTCAATAGTTTTCATCATATCATTCTTCGGATGCTGCGGTGCGATTCGGGAATCGTACTGTATGACGACTACC TATGGCTTCTTCCTCATGGTCTTGATCATCGGACAAATCGTGATAGCTGCTCTGGTCTTCATCTACGTTGGTGATGTTAGGCAGGCATTATTGAAAGGATTTAGTCGAGTGTTCCAACAAACAGATAATGCTGCTAACAAAGAACTGGTTGATACTATACAAACAAAC CTGCAATGTTGCGGAGATAGCTCATTTTTGGATTGGGGCGTAAATATCCCGCAATCATGCTGCTCAAGTGGAACGGCTCCATTTTGTATCCCACATCCTGTCGGCTGCCAGAAGCGCCTAGGCGAGTTTATCGATAGTGCGGGAAATGTCCTCGGATGGGTATCGTTGGGTGTTGCTGCAATTGAACTAATTGGCCTCATTGCTGCCTGCTGTCTGGCCAACGGAATACGCAATCGAGAAAGAAG ATACGCTTAA
- the LOC131435003 gene encoding 23 kDa integral membrane protein-like isoform X1 — protein MGLNCGLSTIKYVLFVFNLLCSLCGIALVVVGGVSLAKISELQDITDEHNIVAPSIIFIVLGSIVFIISFFGCCGAIRESYCMTTTYGFFLMVLIIGQIVIAALVFIYVGDVRQALLKGFSRVFQQTDNAANKELVDTIQTNLQCCGDSSFLDWGVNIPQSCCSSGTAPFCIPHPVGCQKRLGEFIDSAGNVLGWVSLGVAAIELIGLIAACCLANGIRNRERRSGY, from the exons CTATGCGGTATTGCTCTGGTCGTGGTTGGAGGCGTCTCGCTGGCCAAAATCTCAGAGCTTCAGGATATCACTGATGAGCACAACATTGTGGCCCCATCGATCATCTTCATTGTCCTCGGTTCAATAGTTTTCATCATATCATTCTTCGGATGCTGCGGTGCGATTCGGGAATCGTACTGTATGACGACTACC TATGGCTTCTTCCTCATGGTCTTGATCATCGGACAAATCGTGATAGCTGCTCTGGTCTTCATCTACGTTGGTGATGTTAGGCAGGCATTATTGAAAGGATTTAGTCGAGTGTTCCAACAAACAGATAATGCTGCTAACAAAGAACTGGTTGATACTATACAAACAAAC CTGCAATGTTGCGGAGATAGCTCATTTTTGGATTGGGGCGTAAATATCCCGCAATCATGCTGCTCAAGTGGAACGGCTCCATTTTGTATCCCACATCCTGTCGGCTGCCAGAAGCGCCTAGGCGAGTTTATCGATAGTGCGGGAAATGTCCTCGGATGGGTATCGTTGGGTGTTGCTGCAATTGAACTAATTGGCCTCATTGCTGCCTGCTGTCTGGCCAACGGAATACGCAATCGAGAAAGAAGGTCTGGCTATTAG
- the LOC131435004 gene encoding uncharacterized protein LOC131435004 produces MSILTTKYYDNPEGSDLFGKMVATNKYALATGLGWSSIEIIMVSKPKGVLPSLARYVYFTGPFMGMASAFTVGAYTANRLRGKDDIMNYVVGGFASGGVYGAWRRSVVAGLVSGLIFSIAGAVKKMSIDEGWEFFPEVTKHAYGSLNPKRYDFTLTQERERGWTTGK; encoded by the exons ATGAGCATACTAACCACGAAATACTACGATAACCCAGAGGGGAGCGATTTGTTTGGAAAAATGGTGGCCACCAACAAATATGCTCTAGCTACCGGACTCGGTTGGTCCTCGATTGAAATTATTATGGTTTCCAAACCGAAAGGTGTATTACCATCTCTCGCGCGTTACGTTTACTTCACCGGCCCTTTCATGGGAATGGCTTCAGCCTTCACCGTCGGCGCTTATACTGCGAATCGGCTTCGTGGCAAGGACGATAT AATGAATTACGTTGTGGGTGGCTTCGCCTCCGGTGGTGTGTATGGAGCCTGGAGACGCAGTGTCGTGGCTGGGCTTGTGTCCGGACTAATCTTTAGCATTGCGGGTGCTGTCAAAAAGATGTCCATCGACGAGGGATGGGAGTTTTTCCCGGAAGTAACGAAACACGCCTATGGCTCACTTAATCCAAAGCGATATGATTTCACACTAACTCAGGAACGAGAACGAGGATGGACCACCGGCAAGTAG